ATACTTGGTTTAATAGATTCACAGCATTAAGATTTATGGAAGTGAATAATTATATGCCTACAAGAGTTAGAGCCTTATCTTCTGCTACTGAAGGAAGTGTTGAACCAGACTTAATAAAAGAAGCCAGTAATGTAGACCTTCCTGTAGATAAGCAAAAAATATATGAAATGAAGCTAAACAATGATATGGAAGGTTTATTTAAGTATATGATTATAGCTCAATGTAACTCTTTAAATAAGACTCTTCCATTTATGTTTCAAAAAATTGGAGACTATACAGAATTATTGCTTCCAGATGGTCTTTTAAATGAAGGCTCTTTTGTAAGGAAACTTACAGAAACTAAGCTAATAGAAGAAAGTGATTGGGAAGATGTAGAGATTATAGGATGGCTTTATCAATATTATAATTCAGATGAAAAAGATAGAGTAATTCAAGCTAAAAAGAAATATACAAAAGAAGAAATACCATTTGCAACTCAGTTATTTACACCTGATTGGATAGTTAGATATATGGTCCAAAACTCATTGGGAAGGTACTGGGTAGAATCTCATCCAGAGCATAGAGAGTTAAAGAAAAACTGGGAATTTTATCTTGAAAGCCCTAATGGAGAGACAGAATTTGAAGATAAATTAGCACCATATATAAATAAGGATTTAAAGGTTGAGGACATAAAATGTTTTGACCCAGCTTGTGGTTCAGGACATATATTAGTGTATATGTTCGATATGTTATACCAAGTATATGAAAAATGTGGATATATGAGTAGAGAAATACCAAAGCTTATCATAGAAAATAATATTTATGGACTTGATATAGACGATAGGGCTTATCAACTTGCTTGTTTTGCTGTTATTATGAAGGGAATGAAGTATAATAACAGACTTCTTAGAAATATAGAAAAAGATGGCATAAAGATTAATATAGCATCTATACAGGAAACTAATAATTTAAATGATGACGATATAGAGTATATAGCAGGGGGAGCTTCAGGGGAAAATTATGATAAGACAAAGGCTTTTATTAAGCAATTTGAAGATGCTAAAATATATGGCTCTCTTATAAAGGTAGAGGAGGTTGGTAAAGGATTTTTAGAGAAAAGGTGTGATTATATATCTAATAATCCAGTAGAAAAGATAGAGTATCAATCTTCAAAAAACAAACAAGTAGATGAACTGTTAGAAAAATTAATAAAACAAGCAGATATAATGATTAAGACATATGATGTTTTAGTAACAAACCCTCCATATATGGGGAGTAAATTTATGAGTTCTGAATTAACAAATTATATTAAGAACAATTATAATGATGTAAAGTCAGATTTGTTTTCTGCATTTATGGATTATAGCTTTAAAAAAGTTCATAATAATGGTCATTTAGGATTTATGACTCCTTTTGTTTGGATGTTTATATCAACTTATGAAAAATTGCGTGAAATGATAATTAATAACTTTGATATTAGTAGTTTGATACAACTTGAATACTCTGGCTTTGAAGAAGCAACAGTACCTATTTGTACGCTTACATTGCGAAATTATAGCAACGATTTAAGTGGAGAATATATAAGATTGTCAGATTTTCCAGGAAGTCATAATCAACCAATTAAAACATTAGAATCAATATCAAAGCCTAATTGCGGATATAGATATAGTTCTTTAAATAAGGACTTTAGTAGAGTGCCAGGCTCCCCGATTGCATACTGGGCTAATGAAAAAATCAGGGTGATTTTTGAAAAAGAGCAACATATAAAAGATATTGCGTATACATGTATAGGAATGAGAACTGGAGATAATAGTAGATTTTTGAGATTATGGTATGAAGTTAACAATGAAAAAACAGGATTTGCTTATAGTAACAATATTGATGCAAAAAAAAGCAAATTCAAGTGGTTCCCATATAATAAGGGTGGAGAATTTAGAAAATGGTATGGGAATCAAGATTTTGTAGTAAATTGGGAAAACGATGGTGAAGAAATAAAGAAAGAAACTCGTCTTAAATATCCTCAATTAGGAGAAAATTTAGGATGGAAGATTAGTAATGAAAAATTTTATTTTAAAAAATCTATAACATGGTCATTTATTAGTTCTTCAAAATTTGGAGTTAGATATTCACCAAACGGTTTTATATTTGATGTAGCTGGGTCATCTGTTTTTCCTAAAGAAGAAGATATATTTTACTTAATGGCTTTTTTATGTTCAAAATTAGCCTTTGAATTTTTGAAAATGCAAAATCCTACTTTGAATTTTCAAGTTGTAAATATTGCATCATTGCCACTTATTTTACCGAAAAGTAAAATAGTAAAAGAAAAGATAGATTATTTAGCAAAATCAAGTATAGATATATCAAAGAATGATTGGGATTCTTTAGAAACATCTTGGGACTTTAAAAAACACACCATATTAGCATTCAAGGATGATACTAATATAATAGATATAGCTTACCAAAATTGTAATGAATTTGCTGAAAAACAATTTTACCTACTAAAAGAAAATGAAGAAGAATTAAATAGGATGTTTATAGAGATATATGGTCTTCATGATGAAATGACACCAGAGGTTGAAGAGAAGGATGTGACTATAAGAAAAGCAGATAGAGAAAAAGATATTAAATCCTTGATTTCCTACGCAGTAGGTTGTATGTTTGGTAGATATTCGTTAGACCAAGATGGTCTCGTATATGCTGGAGGAGAGTTTAACTCTACAAAGTATACTACATTTAAGGCTTATGAAAATAATATTATTCCAATACTTTCAGATAGTTATTTTGAATATGATATAGTGGCTAAGTTTGTGGAATTTGTTAAGGTGACTTTTGGAAAAGAAACATTATCAGAAAACCTTACTTTTATAGCAGAAACTCTGGGAAATAAGAATAGCGAAACCGCTAAAGATACTATAAGAAGGTATTTCCTTAATGATTTCTTCAAAGACCATGTTCAAACATATAAGAAAAGACCTATATATTGGTTATTTACATCAGGTAAACAAAAAGCCTTTAATTGCCTAATTTACATGCACAGATATGATAGAAACACATTATCAAGTATAAGAACAGATTATTTGCATGAACTTCAAGATAGATTAGATACAGAAAGTAGGGCATTAGTAGATGTTAGAGAAGGTGATTATTCTACTAAGGAAAAGAGTGAGGCTAAGAAGAAACTTACCCTATTTGACAAGCAAATAGATGAATTAAAGAAATATGATGAAGTCCTTCATCATATGGCTGATATGCAGATTGAAATTGATTTAGATGATGGAGTAATTGCAAATTACGAAAAATTCAAGGGCTTATTAGCGAAAATTTAATATATAATTGTATAGTCCCTATTATAAACGTTATAATTATAATAGGGACTTATTTCTAATTGAATTACTTTATATTATTCATATTAGAATACAATCCTATGAATGAAACAATTTTACTTTAGGGAGATGAAGGAATGGCGAACATTGATGTAATGGATTCCCTTAAAAATGAATTTAATCAGCCTTTGAAAAATGGGGAAAAACGAAAGATTATTTTTTGGAATGATTATGACAGAGAATTTGAGGATGTAATTAATGAGGTTAATATAGAGGGAGTTAGGATTCATAGATTAACTCCTACAAATAGTTTTTTTACCAAATATCTTATTGAGGAAGAGGATATTAAATCGAACTTTTTATTATATAATACAGTAAAAATTCAAGATAACAAAGAGAATTGGCTATTAGATATAGTTGTATATTCAGAGCAATTCTATGCTGATAAAACTTCTTTAACAATGAAAGAACTTGAAATAGATATTTCTCTAAGAGATATATTTAGTGAACATAAAGAGTTTTTTAATTCAATGGAAAGAAGAAATAAGTTTGATAGATTTGAAGAAAATATTGATACAAAAGAAAAATTAGAATTGGGCATTTTAGGAGCAGTATGTAACTCAAAGACTATAGAGTTTGAAGAAGTTTTAAAAGTAGTATTGATGGAATCTTTAAATCAACAGGATAATAAATACTATACTGCTTTTGAAAAATACAACATAGAAAAAGTGTTTTGGGATTATGCAAAAATAAAGTACGGGTTTGTTAAGGAGAATAAAACTTTAACAAAATTATTTGTATACATTATATCAACTGTATTGGGTAGCTACATTAATGAAGAAAAATTAAGCAGAATTAGTGAGTTTATTGGGAAAAACAAACCTAATTGTGTTGTTTTTATAGACCACTGGATAAATCATAAAATAGATTATATGAAGTACGATTTGTTAGCAGAGGAGTATGAAAAAGAAGTTAATGCTTCACAACTTATAGAGG
This DNA window, taken from Clostridium estertheticum, encodes the following:
- the pglX gene encoding BREX-1 system adenine-specific DNA-methyltransferase PglX, whose amino-acid sequence is MNKNALKIFAIESRKELIEKIQIKAMQYGIEKDKIKNSQTVSSDSIVINGKPLSKEEKLQREKLITKIRDINEKGEDGYSSAIEEVAYTWFNRFTALRFMEVNNYMPTRVRALSSATEGSVEPDLIKEASNVDLPVDKQKIYEMKLNNDMEGLFKYMIIAQCNSLNKTLPFMFQKIGDYTELLLPDGLLNEGSFVRKLTETKLIEESDWEDVEIIGWLYQYYNSDEKDRVIQAKKKYTKEEIPFATQLFTPDWIVRYMVQNSLGRYWVESHPEHRELKKNWEFYLESPNGETEFEDKLAPYINKDLKVEDIKCFDPACGSGHILVYMFDMLYQVYEKCGYMSREIPKLIIENNIYGLDIDDRAYQLACFAVIMKGMKYNNRLLRNIEKDGIKINIASIQETNNLNDDDIEYIAGGASGENYDKTKAFIKQFEDAKIYGSLIKVEEVGKGFLEKRCDYISNNPVEKIEYQSSKNKQVDELLEKLIKQADIMIKTYDVLVTNPPYMGSKFMSSELTNYIKNNYNDVKSDLFSAFMDYSFKKVHNNGHLGFMTPFVWMFISTYEKLREMIINNFDISSLIQLEYSGFEEATVPICTLTLRNYSNDLSGEYIRLSDFPGSHNQPIKTLESISKPNCGYRYSSLNKDFSRVPGSPIAYWANEKIRVIFEKEQHIKDIAYTCIGMRTGDNSRFLRLWYEVNNEKTGFAYSNNIDAKKSKFKWFPYNKGGEFRKWYGNQDFVVNWENDGEEIKKETRLKYPQLGENLGWKISNEKFYFKKSITWSFISSSKFGVRYSPNGFIFDVAGSSVFPKEEDIFYLMAFLCSKLAFEFLKMQNPTLNFQVVNIASLPLILPKSKIVKEKIDYLAKSSIDISKNDWDSLETSWDFKKHTILAFKDDTNIIDIAYQNCNEFAEKQFYLLKENEEELNRMFIEIYGLHDEMTPEVEEKDVTIRKADREKDIKSLISYAVGCMFGRYSLDQDGLVYAGGEFNSTKYTTFKAYENNIIPILSDSYFEYDIVAKFVEFVKVTFGKETLSENLTFIAETLGNKNSETAKDTIRRYFLNDFFKDHVQTYKKRPIYWLFTSGKQKAFNCLIYMHRYDRNTLSSIRTDYLHELQDRLDTESRALVDVREGDYSTKEKSEAKKKLTLFDKQIDELKKYDEVLHHMADMQIEIDLDDGVIANYEKFKGLLAKI